GAAGGAAATGGAGTTTTTTGTTGCTCAGGGCAAAATGAAATCTACAGGAGTTCCGCATGAGCGGCGTTGCAATTAAATTTTTAGGATCCGGAGATGCTTTGGGAAGTGGTGGACGATTCCAAACCTGCATCCAGGTAACTGCAGCCACAGGGCAGCTGCTCATCGATTGCGGTACTTCCTCCCTTGTGGCCATGAAGCGATTTGGCGTTGACCCTTCCTTGGTTGACATTATTCTCCTTTCGCACCTACACGGAGATCATTTCGGGGGACTTCCTTTTTTTATTCTCAACGCCCAGTTCACCCGCCGAACACGCCCGTTGGTCGTTGCCGGACCTCCTGGAGTAAGAACGCGGGTCAACGAAGCGATGGAAGTTCTTTTTCCGGGTTCCTCCCGGGTTCAGCAAAAGTTCGCCATTGAGTTTGTCGAACTTCAAGACGGGAACACCCATCTCATTGGTTGGATCAACGTTATTCCCTATCCGGTCAATCACCCGAGTGGGGCTCCTTCCTATGCCTTACGGGTTGAGTGTGATGGAAAAATAATCGGGTACTCGGGCGATACCGAGTGGGTAGAAACCCTGACGGAAGTGGCCCGCGGTGCTGATCTTTTTATCAGCGAAGCCTATTTTTTTGAAAAAAGGGTTAAATATCACCTCGACTATCAAACTCTGATGAACAAGCGGGGTCAGCTGGAATGTAAGAGACTCATTCTGACTCATATGAGCGAGGACGTTTTACAAAAACTCAACGGGCTGGAAATGGAATGGG
The sequence above is drawn from the Deltaproteobacteria bacterium genome and encodes:
- a CDS encoding MBL fold metallo-hydrolase, whose amino-acid sequence is MSGVAIKFLGSGDALGSGGRFQTCIQVTAATGQLLIDCGTSSLVAMKRFGVDPSLVDIILLSHLHGDHFGGLPFFILNAQFTRRTRPLVVAGPPGVRTRVNEAMEVLFPGSSRVQQKFAIEFVELQDGNTHLIGWINVIPYPVNHPSGAPSYALRVECDGKIIGYSGDTEWVETLTEVARGADLFISEAYFFEKRVKYHLDYQTLMNKRGQLECKRLILTHMSEDVLQKLNGLEMEWAEDGQVIDL